From Cinclus cinclus chromosome 26, bCinCin1.1, whole genome shotgun sequence, one genomic window encodes:
- the FOXO6 gene encoding forkhead box protein O6, with translation MEEKLQAHQVEIDPDFEPQSRPRSCTWPLPHPDLAAEEEDGGAGGTPALAAGGDGAENAAAPVERRVAAAPPPPPGADVGQLRKAKTSRRNAWGNLSYADLITKAIESSPEKRLTLSQIYDWMVRYVPYFKDKGDSNSSAGWKNSIRHNLSLHTRFIRVQNEGTGKSSWWMLNPEGGKTGKTPRRRAVSMDNNSKFLRIKGKASKKKQLQVTQERGEDSPSSQQAKWSESPVSHASDEYDAWADFRTRANSTASTLSGRLSPIMANHEPDELEEDDGTPSSPLMYPSPSSTMSPSLSTRCSVELPRLTDLTGTISLNESLGESMLEDLQDGYSMSPSQQLPPAALRQRSSSFTFNSKCSSMGAASNTYCGTIYSQPAMSLMRRLPMQTIQENKQATFSPVSSYRNASLQDLLSSISYAHKESMVPGGDLPLPQASPMVPARGHRHNPLLCGGGEQGLSSYPPHPGSLMKSNALYHPSPAAHHPAVNTSALANPVSLMSLPSDSCSMTAMPHHGHLHSYANNQGAHMSLLDSLQGPYPGAIHPPVLGQDRFPADLDLDMFNGSLECDVESIILNDFMDSDEMDFNFDSALPPQNGLNVPALPGGPQPTNQSWVPG, from the exons ATGGAAGAAAAGCTCCAGGCGCATCAGGTGGAGATCGACCCGGATTTCGAGCCGCAGAGCCGTCCCCGCTCCTGCACTTGGCCTCTCCCCCATCCCGACTTGGCGGCGGAGGAGGAAGATGGGGGCGCGGGGGGAACCCCGGCACTGGCGGCCGGCGGGGACGGAGCCGAGAACGCGGCGGCCCCGGTGGAGCGCAGAGTCGCCGCCGCTCCCCCGCCGCCTCCCGGTGCGGATGTGGGGCAGCTCCGCAAGGCCAAGACCTCCCGGCGCAACGCCTGGGGAAACCTCTCCTACGCCGACCTCATCACCAAAGCCATCGAGAGCTCGCCGGAGAAGCGCCTCACCCTCTCCCAGATCTACGACTGGATGGTGCGATATGTCCCCTACTTCAAGGATAAAGGAGACAGCAACAGCTCCGCCGGCTGGAAG AACTCCATCCGGCACAACCTGTCCCTGCACACCCGCTTCATCCGCGTGCAGAACGAGGGCACCGGGAAGAGCTCCTGGTGGATGCTGAACCCCGAGGGTGGCAAGACGGGCAAGACGCCGCGGCGGCGGGCGGTGTCCATGGACAACAACAGCAAGTTCCTGCGCATCAAGGGCAAGGCCAGCAAGaagaagcagctgcaggtgaCGCAGGAACGTGGGGAGGACAGCCCATCCTCCCAGCAAGCCAAGTGGTCGGAGAGCCCCGTGTCCCACGCCAGCGATGAGTACGATGCCTGGGCGGACTTCCGGACGCGGGCCAACTCCACGGCCAGCACGCTGAGCGGGCGCCTCTCGCCCATCATGGCCAACCATGAGCCGGACGAGCTGGAGGAGGATGATGGTACCCCCTCATCCCCACTGATGtatcccagcccctccagcacCATGTCTCCTTCcctcagcacccgctgctccgTGGAGCTGCCCCGGCTGACCGACCTGACCGGCACCATCAGCCTGAACGAGAGCCTGGGGGAGAGCATGCTGGAGGACCTGCAGGATGGCTACAGCATGAGCCCCTCTCAGCAGCTCCCCCCGGCCGCCCTGCGGCAGCGGAGCTCCAGTTTCACCTTCAACTCCAAGTGCTCCAGCATGGGGGCCGCCTCCAACACCTACTGTGGGACCATCTACAGCCAGCCAGCCATGAGCCTCATGCGCCGCCTGCCCATGCAGACCATCCAGGAGAACAAGCAGGCCACCTTCTCGCCCGTCAGCTCCTACAGGAACGCCTCGCTGCAGGACCtgctctcctccatctcctACGCGCACAAGGAGAGCATGGTCCCTGGGGGGGACCTGCCCCTGCCGCAGGCCAGCCCCATGGTGCCGGCCCGTGGCCACAGACACAACCCGCTGCTGTGCGGGGGCGGGGAGCAGGGCTTGTCCTCCTACCCACCCCACCCGGGCTCTCTCATGAAGAGCAACGCGTTGTACCACCCGTCACCAGCCGCTCACCACCCTGCGGTCAACACCAGTGCCTTAGCCAATCCCGTCAGCCTTATGAGCCTGCCCAGTGACTCGTGCAGCATGACGGCCATGCCGCACCACGGGCACCTGCATTCCTACGCTAATAACCAAGGGGCACACATGAGCTTGCTGGATTCCCTTCAGGGCCCCTACCCGGGGGCCATCCACCCCCCCGTGTTGGGCCAAGACAGGTTCCCAGCAGATCTGGACCTGGACATGTTCAACGGGAGCCTGGAGTGCGACGTGGAGTCGATCATCCTGAATGACTTTATGGACAGCGATGAGATGGACTTCAACTTCGACTCGGCCCTCCCGCCGCAGAACGGGCTGAACGTGCCCGCGCTGCCCGGGGGGCCGCAGCCCACGAACCAGAGCTGGGTGCCCGggtga